From the Haliaeetus albicilla chromosome 6, bHalAlb1.1, whole genome shotgun sequence genome, the window ACTAACTGCCCACTAACTGTCTAACTAACTGTCCCCTGCCCACTGCTGGACTAGCATACACTgccctcccctcttccccacccAGAAATACTGCAACCCATCCACAGCTGCTGGCCTTCAAAGCATCTCTGCCTGCTCCCCGGCCAAACCGTGTCCCCATCAACTTGCAGAGAGACCAATCACAGAGATACTGAGAAATACTTAAGTCCAGGTGAATCCCCCTTTTGGCTAGAGAAATTAATCAGAGGTGATATTCTAGATGGcgttttatatatatatatatatatatatctatacacacacatacacacagacacacaccccccttcTCAGAGGGTTTAAAAACCCCAGCAGAACATTTTTAGGAATCTTTCACGTGACCTCCTTGGTCAGCACTGGTGTATAAATAGCGTGTGGCAATTAGCCTAGCTAAAAGGAAGGCAAAGatgtgtaatttctttttcctgtcgTGACTAGTGTATTTGCTAATGACGCATCCCCATTCTCTCCTCCCATGCCTCCGTGGGGATGGCGCGTTCCTCTCTGACAGTGATCCTTTGGGTGCCCCATGTCCATGCGGTGTGGGCGTGCGTGCGATCCTGCCCTGCCAACTGCGTGTGCACCCAGGAGCGGAGCTGCTCCGTCCTCTGCGATCGTGCCGGTCTGGGGCAGATCCCTAGTGACTTCCCTTGTGAAGCCTCCTCTATCAACCTGGACAAAAACAGCATCAAGTTCCTCTCCGAGAGGGCCTTCGGGACCTTGCCTTCCCTCAAATCCCTGTCGCTCAACCACAACAATATCTCCTTCATCACCCCGGGGGCTTTCAAGGGGCTGCCCAGCTTGACCGAGCTGAAGATGGCCCACAACGAGTACATTCGCTATCTCCACACGCGGACTTTCACTGCCCTCAGACGGCTGGTGAGGCTGGACCTGGCGGACTGCAACCTTTTCAACATCCCGGACAGGATCTTCATTGAGTTGCCGGCTCTGCAGGAGCTCTTCTGCTTCCAGAACAACTTTCGGAGGATCCCAGGTGCCATCAGGGGCATGGAGAACCTCACCCATGTTTACCTGGAGAGAAACAGGATCGAAGCGGTAGCCTATAACTCCCTGCAGGGCCTGACCAAGCTGAAATACCTGAATCTGCAGGACAACAGGATAAACGTCATTCACGAGGGAGCTTTTCAGGGCTGCCGGAAGATGGAGTACCTCTACCTGAACGACAATTTGATCAGCGAGCTGCCAGAAAACTCCTTTGACGGCCTGCGGTGCCTGAAGATGCTCAACCTGGGGGGTAATTTTCTCAGGAACATTTCCAACACCTGGTTCAGGGACCTGGGGGAGCTGGAGGTCCTCTACCTGGACCGCAACAGGATCAACTACATTGAGGAAGGGGCTTTTGAAAACCTCACCAGCCTGGTCGCCTTGCACTTGAACAGCAACAACCTGACGACCCTGcccttttctgtcttccagcCGGTCTACTTCCTTGGGCGGCTGTACCTCTTCCGCAATCCCTGGGAGTGCGACTGCCGCATCGAGTGGCTGAAGGAGTGGATGGAGAATTACAGGCTCGTCAGGGATATTCCCTGTGCCTCCCCCTCCTCAGTAGCTGGCATTGACCTGATGGACGTGCTCTACGAGAGATCGCCAGAAGGTTACTGTCTCGACCCGGTGGAGCTAAACATTACATCCGAAGGGCCGACCCCAAGTGAAGAGCCTTGGTCTACCACAGAGAGCAAGTTCAACAGCCTTATCTCCAAACTCTTGCTCCAGATGGGCCTTCCCGAAGAGGTGGCAAACGCCACCGAAGCCTATGGTAACAGCACCCAGCTGGATGGACTGACCGATGGGGTTTCttctggggtgggggaagacaGTATCGAGGccatctccttctctttttacCTCCCAGCACTTTTTACAGTGATTGTTTTGCGGTGCAAATAGTCCAAGGGCTGCATGGAGCGTGGGTCCTGCTTAAGCGTTTAGTCCCTGTCCCTACCTAGTCATTAGTGAAAAGTTTGTGTCGCGGGCCTCCGATATATAACTGGCTCCAAACTCTCCCAGGTTGGGTTGGTTGGATCTGGCTCCAGATTCCCCTGGGAGCTGGTAGGATCTGGTTCAAGGCTGGGTCCCGCTCTGCCGTGTGGGGTCTCAGAGCCTCCCGGACACTCCCTGACCTGCGTGGAAGATGAGGAATGAAAGAATAGCAGTAAGGTGAGTTTCGCTTAGAGACGTACGGTGTCCCTTGCTGGGAGCGGAGGGAAGAGGGCTCTGCACCGATGGTGGTGCAGCGCCGTTTATTCCGTTGGGCCAACTCTGGTTGACGCAACCATCGACTTTATGAGAGCAAGATGAGGCAGCAAAACCAGACACCCCCCCGTTCATATCCTGACAGACACCCGCACCCACGGCGGGTGCTGCTGAAGACTGGCGAACCGTTCCTGATTTCCACCAGCGTGTgccggggggagcggggctgtcCTGGGCAGCATCCAGGGATGCAGCACTAGCCCTtgtgaacagaacagcatctgGGGAGGGCGCCTGCCCCAGGCGGGTCTGGGATGGGCacagtgttttggccatgacTACAGACAGGATTTTGGGATTTTGATCCTTTCTCCCCCCTGCTATCCTGGCACAGGTGCAGAGGAACCAGACAGACCCATGTTTGTCAAAACATTCTTCTCTGAGgcaaagctatttaaaattaatggctTACTTATTAATGTCATTTCaatgtgtgtttatttttcaatgaaTCTATTGTTTCAAGGAATATAGTGTTTTTATTTGTAGATTAGTTCATGGCATGACAGCAGGGGCAGAACAATGACAAATGCAACCAGGCCCtactaaatattttgcattatttccaCCACTAATGTGTACCACATAGCATGTCATATTATCCTGTACTAGCCAACTATGccatcattttcttttatatggCATCTTACATGTTTTATCTTTGAAATCTTCAATGAAAGCTGCTAATATGGCCAGAAAGAACTATCACGTTTTACGTATCAGGGCACATCAATAAAATAATCTGATATTTTgctcacaaaaataaattaactgcTCAAAACCCACATTTGTTTTGAGATCTTCGAATTactctgctgggtttttttgtgggctACTCAAATGTGTGCACATGAATGTCCTTTTTATGGTCTAGAGCAAATGGCAAGCTACTTATTGCAGCATAAAGAATAGACAGTTTAACTTAGAACATGACCATACTTACATTTGTGTTAAGTagcaatgctttaaaaaataagtgaCTATATAGAAATACAATTCTGTGATATTTTAACTATATTAAATTATTATACATGGCTTATCATACTATGATGTACCTGTTCATATGAAATGATACAGCATATACAGTCCTTTAGTACTGCTAAAATGTCATgaaataggaataaaaatggaaatgaattaaaaaaacctatcaAACATTTTCGtaccccaccccacccacccactcccccccccccccttcatgACCAATTCAACATGAACGTGACCTCCACCCCTGCCTGGCTCGGTCCCCGTGGGTGctgaagcagcagtggcagagGGAGAGCTGCCCCGGCTCACTCTTTGCTAAGGTAGTGGTTCAGTATGGACAACACGTTGGCTAAAAACAACTGAGAGTAGCTGTCCTtgcctctgccccttcccccATTCGCACACCAGTGAGTATCCAAAAACATATGCAAAGGACAGGCCAGCTGAGGATAGACTTTGGGCATAGAACAGTTGAAAAATGGTGGGTAACCATTCATGCACCATTTGTACCACAAATGGTGGTACAAATTCAAGCACAAAGACCTTTTCTTAGCAGCTCTTGTGCCCTCTTGCATCTGTGATTGTCTGGGgaaataaataaactttttcaAAAAGGGCTCAACACTTCAGCGAGGGTGCCTTGGGTCGGGTCTGTTCACCGGTGGTCCCGCAGCCCCGTAGGCTAAACAGCTCTGTTGAAAGCCAACGTTAGCTCACGCACAAAATGACTGCGTGCTCCTGAACTCCCGGAGCAGCTGCCACGGGAGACAGGGAAGCCgcttttttttgcctgcacGTTTTGCCAGCAAAAAAGGCAGCGTCTCCAGCAGCTTCAAGACACATGCCTTGGGGCAGCCTACTCTGGTCTGTAGCGCTCTGTCCAAAAAGATCTACTGCTGCCTAATTAGCACCAGCGATTTCTGGAGGAAAGCTGAGTACAGGGAAAACCAAACCCTCCCTGTTGTGATGGCTCCTCAGCTATCCGTAGCTCGACcgcagtttttttccccagggaagAAGGATGCCAGATGGTTTGATAAATGCCTATTTGACCTGTTCCATGAACTAAATTCAATGAGTTTGGATTTCCAGGCTATTTATGAATCCATTAATCTTCTTAAGTGCTAAATTCATCTGTGTATTATAAAAGGCTGTTTTTCAAACCTAGTCCAGCCCAATGCTGTAGAGGCATATTATGTTAAGGATGCCTTTACAGGAGCAGTATTTCATCCTGTCAGGGAAGGGTTATCAATAGGCTTGGCACAGATGGTAGGACATTGGGCACAAATGGTTGTATTTCACTTCTGATAAGTACGGATGTCTCATGAGTGAATTGTTTTTATAacccacattttccttttctgcactGAAATACATTAAAGCTGAGGATCGTCTTACTCTGCAGTTGTTGAGTATGGCTTCCAAGTTAATTAGGGCTTCAAAGATGCTTCTGTTTTACCTGCAAGAATGGCAGATCTGAATGTGAAGCATCTTAAAGTGTAGGTTTTAGCAGAGATTGCACTGTCAAGTGATGGACAAGGGGACTGTATATCATACTTTACTGTGTGACAACAGGGCCAGTGGCCTTGGACATCAATGGTTTAAATGTCTCTTGTAGTCAAATACCCTAACTGCTTGCCCCAGAAAgctttccctgtgctgctgtaaTATAGCTGTGGCTGCCCAGGAGCGTGTGGCTGGCATTGTGCTGCATGTAATGGGCTTTCAGCTTCCCTGCAGTAACGGGGACAGACTTCATGCTCTCCTGCTCCAAAATCCTGAGCCGAGAGATCAGTGATGTGTGCTTCCAACGGTACAGAGCATCTGTCATGTGAGTGCTCAGGAAAAGTCCGTGAGTCTGTGCTTTGCTCCTCTCTCCTCCGTGTCACTCCTTCCTTGTCACCCTCTCTGCTCAGCTTGGGCACTTACCTGGCAGAGCAGGATTCTGGGAAGGACAGCGATGTATGGCTGCTCAAAAGCCCTGACAGGATTTCCAGCACCGTGAAAGCTTGTATTAGACTAGAAGTGCCCAGTTCATTCTTTCATGATCCTTGTTTCTAAGCTCTGAGCAAAGGCCTTGTTTCACTGATTACATGGGTAGATGCCAATTcacaattgcattttttttttctttgttttgaatcTTTTGATAAGAAAACAAGTTAAGTTAGGGACCTGCCTTTTGCATGaatagtttgatttttaaaaattttcttagACTAGACTCCTGCTGCAAAATTGTGCTTCAGCTGGTAAACTTGAACCAGCTGTTGGTTACAAGTCCCTGGCTGAGAGTCCCTTCACAAACCAGTGCTGTTTTCAAAATCTGCCTCTGGACTGAGACACCTCCAAAGATGTCACAGAAATGCAGGTCAAGCCCAGCTGAGATGCCAGTCTCAGTTGACACTGCCTTTGGGACATCCACGTCACTGTGCCGTGGGCTGAGGTACTCATAAAGCAGGGTCTGCTCTAGGAGGGGCCTGAGGCTGTCCTGGGGCAAAAGGGCAGCAGAAGCGAGAAATCCCGAGTACAAGGAGTACTTCATCGCTGCTGAGGGCAACATCATCCATCACGTGCCCTGACGCTACTCCCACAGGGGCACACGGACATAAAACCACCACGACGCTGTTGCACTCACATCCTCCAGTGCCTTGCTCTCCAAGTGCTGGTGAGGGCAAACCCCTAATGGTCTGACCGTGATGGGGCGAGCATTTCATTCAATGCTGTTCATGTGGATGTCTTTCAGCTGAAGCGACGTGATATCGTTTCAGTAGGGTCCCCGGTTACAAAATCATTGCCCTGCACAGACTCTGCATCCCTGTCCCACGTCAGACAGATGCTGGGGTAGGAGCTGGTAGTAAACCttcaaagaattattttttttgacTGGTCTGTTGGTTTTGATTACATTGACTGCCTGTAATCTGGAAGGCagagaaaatgactgaaaactTCTGCCAAACCAGTGTCTGTTTGGACTAATTACAGGTGTTTTCAACAAAGCCCCATCCGGGAGGGTGATGCGGGTGCTCACCTGAGTCCTGCCCTCAGCTTTACTTGAAGCAGTGGGGAGGGATGGTCATGAGTTGCCTGGTGTTAGGATATACCTCCTGACTGAAGTTTATTCAGAGAGCTGGTGTTCCCAGACCGAAGCATTTGAGGTCCTGGGAGAAGGCAATTCGTTTTAATGTATGGTACCTGTTAACACAGTGCTCTTCACTGGTGCAACTGTTTTTTGTGCTTTATGACAGTTGCTATTACATTAGAAGGGAGAAATGGTCGaagtaaatagaaaaaagaagttatCTGATTTTGGATATCATTTCTTGGTCTCAGAATTCTGCCCCTGTGTTGCATTCCTAGGGGTCATACTCGGTGTGTTTAACATGAACAGTTAcgaccctttttttttttctttaaatttacaGCTCTGCCAGTAACCTCCTGTGAGATGTAGCTACTGGctattttgcttattttgtggAGTCTTacagtgtttttctgctttggaaagaaacaTGAAGTCCAGGGCAAGAGGAATCACTGTAAAGATAACTTTGCTAGAAAGGCAGCAGATGCTGGCTAGCTG encodes:
- the NYX gene encoding nyctalopin isoform X2; translated protein: MFAIILNVILWVPHVHAVWACVRSCPANCVCTQERSCSVLCDRAGLGQIPSDFPCEASSINLDKNSIKFLSERAFGTLPSLKSLSLNHNNISFITPGAFKGLPSLTELKMAHNEYIRYLHTRTFTALRRLVRLDLADCNLFNIPDRIFIELPALQELFCFQNNFRRIPGAIRGMENLTHVYLERNRIEAVAYNSLQGLTKLKYLNLQDNRINVIHEGAFQGCRKMEYLYLNDNLISELPENSFDGLRCLKMLNLGGNFLRNISNTWFRDLGELEVLYLDRNRINYIEEGAFENLTSLVALHLNSNNLTTLPFSVFQPVYFLGRLYLFRNPWECDCRIEWLKEWMENYRLVRDIPCASPSSVAGIDLMDVLYERSPEGYCLDPVELNITSEGPTPSEEPWSTTESKFNSLISKLLLQMGLPEEVANATEAYGNSTQLDGLTDGVSSGVGEDSIEAISFSFYLPALFTVIVLRCK
- the NYX gene encoding nyctalopin isoform X3, which encodes MPLVNNQVILWVPHVHAVWACVRSCPANCVCTQERSCSVLCDRAGLGQIPSDFPCEASSINLDKNSIKFLSERAFGTLPSLKSLSLNHNNISFITPGAFKGLPSLTELKMAHNEYIRYLHTRTFTALRRLVRLDLADCNLFNIPDRIFIELPALQELFCFQNNFRRIPGAIRGMENLTHVYLERNRIEAVAYNSLQGLTKLKYLNLQDNRINVIHEGAFQGCRKMEYLYLNDNLISELPENSFDGLRCLKMLNLGGNFLRNISNTWFRDLGELEVLYLDRNRINYIEEGAFENLTSLVALHLNSNNLTTLPFSVFQPVYFLGRLYLFRNPWECDCRIEWLKEWMENYRLVRDIPCASPSSVAGIDLMDVLYERSPEGYCLDPVELNITSEGPTPSEEPWSTTESKFNSLISKLLLQMGLPEEVANATEAYGNSTQLDGLTDGVSSGVGEDSIEAISFSFYLPALFTVIVLRCK
- the NYX gene encoding nyctalopin isoform X1, translated to MIACEKKMPTFQRLTRMANGSLMSRREDTATAWLDSSSLLARPEMPLVNNQVILWVPHVHAVWACVRSCPANCVCTQERSCSVLCDRAGLGQIPSDFPCEASSINLDKNSIKFLSERAFGTLPSLKSLSLNHNNISFITPGAFKGLPSLTELKMAHNEYIRYLHTRTFTALRRLVRLDLADCNLFNIPDRIFIELPALQELFCFQNNFRRIPGAIRGMENLTHVYLERNRIEAVAYNSLQGLTKLKYLNLQDNRINVIHEGAFQGCRKMEYLYLNDNLISELPENSFDGLRCLKMLNLGGNFLRNISNTWFRDLGELEVLYLDRNRINYIEEGAFENLTSLVALHLNSNNLTTLPFSVFQPVYFLGRLYLFRNPWECDCRIEWLKEWMENYRLVRDIPCASPSSVAGIDLMDVLYERSPEGYCLDPVELNITSEGPTPSEEPWSTTESKFNSLISKLLLQMGLPEEVANATEAYGNSTQLDGLTDGVSSGVGEDSIEAISFSFYLPALFTVIVLRCK